In Streptomyces sp. NBC_00433, a single genomic region encodes these proteins:
- a CDS encoding caspase family protein, translating into MARHRALLIGASDYDMRGVPPLPFIPGDLARLGSVLEDRGFDVAVVAAREGGRQVSRNFVDGQVAGFLRRAGRDDTLLVLLSGHGVHAAGRDFLVPEDIHEDTRPFESGCVPIDWRAHLDESPAGRVVFLIDACREGIEQETMGGVASARLWSRQKVSAALRRKVAYVYACSAGQFALFVRSRDTPVDPVEGVRPGESFSIFSRSVADVITGHPGATALGLQDFQDRVQERIRELHRAYRKAGQPQTLRILTDIPAEDFSLLPPARMPGARAGRAPRPPAAPLPADTPAPPSPDAAAPLPPEAAETARADPATDIATRARRPARTALAALATVCVIGGAAWAIATYGGGTDDPGKASGTSEPSTSATSGPSASATTSGAGALSACTPDAVELTINSLSSSYSPGEPPTLLVAANNSSDSDCTIDLGPLTAVLTVTKASTAARYWSSADCPTTSGSRFFRVPSHSTVTNTVRWDRKPSAPQCAVPPAGSAEPGTYLAVVTAPRFEEAEASFVLSAG; encoded by the coding sequence ATGGCACGCCACAGAGCCCTGCTCATCGGGGCGAGCGACTACGACATGCGCGGTGTCCCGCCGCTTCCCTTCATACCCGGTGACCTCGCCCGCCTCGGTTCCGTACTCGAGGACCGCGGTTTCGACGTCGCGGTCGTGGCCGCGCGCGAAGGCGGCAGGCAGGTCTCGCGGAATTTCGTGGACGGCCAGGTGGCCGGCTTCCTCCGGCGGGCCGGACGGGACGACACGCTGCTCGTTCTGCTGAGCGGGCACGGCGTGCACGCCGCGGGGCGGGACTTCCTCGTCCCCGAGGACATCCACGAGGACACGCGCCCCTTCGAGTCCGGCTGCGTGCCGATCGACTGGCGCGCGCACCTCGACGAGTCCCCCGCGGGCCGCGTCGTCTTCCTGATCGACGCCTGCCGCGAGGGCATCGAGCAGGAGACGATGGGCGGCGTCGCGAGCGCCCGGCTGTGGAGCCGGCAGAAGGTCAGCGCCGCGCTGCGCCGCAAGGTGGCTTACGTCTACGCGTGCTCCGCGGGGCAGTTCGCGCTGTTCGTCCGTTCGCGGGACACCCCCGTGGACCCGGTGGAGGGTGTGCGCCCCGGCGAGTCGTTCAGCATCTTCTCGCGCTCGGTGGCGGACGTCATCACCGGCCATCCGGGTGCGACGGCACTCGGCCTCCAGGACTTCCAGGACCGCGTCCAGGAACGGATCAGGGAGCTGCACCGGGCGTACCGCAAGGCCGGGCAGCCGCAGACGCTGCGGATCCTCACCGACATCCCGGCCGAGGACTTCTCCTTGCTGCCGCCGGCGAGGATGCCGGGTGCGCGGGCGGGCAGAGCCCCACGGCCACCCGCCGCGCCTCTGCCCGCGGACACCCCTGCGCCGCCGTCTCCGGACGCCGCCGCGCCTCTGCCCCCGGAGGCCGCGGAGACGGCACGCGCCGACCCCGCGACGGACATCGCGACCCGTGCGCGCAGGCCCGCGCGCACGGCGCTCGCCGCGCTGGCCACCGTCTGCGTGATCGGCGGCGCGGCCTGGGCGATCGCCACCTACGGCGGCGGCACCGACGACCCGGGCAAGGCGTCGGGCACGTCGGAGCCGAGCACCTCGGCCACGTCAGGACCGAGCGCGTCGGCCACCACGTCCGGCGCCGGCGCCCTGTCCGCCTGCACCCCGGATGCCGTGGAGTTGACCATAAACAGCCTCAGTAGCAGCTACTCACCCGGCGAACCTCCCACCCTCCTGGTGGCGGCGAACAACTCCTCGGACAGTGACTGCACCATCGATCTCGGGCCGCTGACAGCGGTGCTGACCGTCACGAAGGCCAGCACCGCCGCCCGCTACTGGTCCTCGGCCGACTGTCCCACGACCTCGGGAAGCCGGTTCTTCCGCGTGCCTTCCCACAGCACCGTGACGAACACCGTGCGGTGGGACCGCAAACCGAGCGCTCCCCAGTGCGCGGTGCCTCCGGCGGGTTCCGCGGAGCCGGGGACGTATCTGGCGGTGGTGACGGCACCGAGATTCGAGGAGGCGGAAGCGTCCTTCGTGCTGAGCGCGGGCTGA
- a CDS encoding TetR/AcrR family transcriptional regulator, whose amino-acid sequence MQERAEATRGYLVEAAAQLFEERGYAGTSISDISARSGRTSGAIYFHFTSKEKLALAVIEATLATWPAVIAQVRASSAPALDKLVSLSFTVARAFRDDVVVRAGSRLWTERKAIDATVPGPFAGWIATVTELLREARAEGALAASVAPETAGLAVVYAFFGLHTVSDAMDGRAAIEDRLRELWEVLLLALQAEPDPAALLARTHGPASAPMPA is encoded by the coding sequence GTGCAGGAACGTGCCGAGGCGACGCGCGGGTATCTGGTGGAGGCCGCGGCGCAGCTTTTCGAGGAACGGGGATATGCCGGGACCAGTATCAGCGACATCAGCGCGCGGTCCGGCCGGACCAGCGGGGCGATCTACTTCCATTTCACCAGCAAGGAGAAGCTCGCGCTCGCGGTGATCGAGGCGACCCTCGCCACCTGGCCCGCGGTGATCGCGCAGGTACGGGCGTCGTCCGCGCCGGCGTTGGACAAACTTGTGTCGCTGAGCTTCACCGTGGCGCGGGCCTTCCGCGACGACGTGGTGGTGCGCGCCGGGTCGCGGCTGTGGACGGAGCGCAAGGCCATCGACGCGACCGTGCCAGGACCCTTCGCCGGGTGGATCGCGACGGTGACCGAACTGCTGCGCGAGGCGCGGGCCGAGGGCGCGCTGGCCGCCTCGGTGGCGCCGGAGACCGCCGGACTCGCGGTGGTCTACGCATTCTTCGGCCTGCACACGGTGTCCGACGCGATGGACGGCCGGGCCGCCATCGAGGATCGGCTGCGGGAGCTGTGGGAGGTGCTGCTGCTCGCCCTCCAGGCCGAACCCGACCCCGCCGCACTGCTCGCCCGCACCCACGGCCCCGCCTCCGCACCGATGCCGGCGTGA
- a CDS encoding A-factor biosynthesis protein, translated as MRNLLGLPLASDRTQDLSWSCTVPRELVHRTSVAEVLLTDVRADRAGGFRAAACWPRSHITFPGDGGDRHSPLLVVETLRQLGIYLPLRWFGVPPSARMLIDDLRFALHPGREPRVGLGCTEVTCDVEVTDPRRRSDGRLASLRLAVAYRAGGRLFARAGGGARFLSEARYAAVRAGRLGSLQPPPMPGGRPDPALLGVARAADVVVARRAAGLAVEPADPGHPFYFDHASDHVPGMVLLEAARQAAAEVSAGSLLRPVSGRMAAVSFTEYDPPAVVDTVTHDRTCVFRIRQGGRATSYGVLGFGRHGT; from the coding sequence ATGAGGAATTTGCTCGGCCTGCCCCTCGCCTCGGACCGGACCCAGGATCTGAGCTGGTCCTGTACGGTTCCGCGCGAGCTGGTGCACCGCACGTCGGTGGCCGAGGTCCTGCTGACGGACGTGCGGGCCGACCGGGCCGGGGGCTTTCGTGCCGCGGCCTGCTGGCCCCGTTCGCACATCACTTTCCCGGGTGACGGCGGCGACCGGCACAGCCCGCTGCTCGTCGTGGAGACGCTGCGCCAGCTCGGCATCTACCTGCCCCTGCGGTGGTTCGGCGTGCCGCCGAGCGCCCGGATGCTCATCGACGACCTGCGCTTCGCGCTGCACCCCGGCCGCGAGCCGCGGGTGGGCCTCGGCTGCACCGAGGTCACCTGCGACGTCGAGGTGACGGATCCGCGGCGGCGTTCGGACGGCCGCCTCGCCTCGCTGCGGCTGGCCGTCGCCTACCGGGCCGGCGGCCGGCTCTTCGCCCGCGCGGGGGGCGGCGCGCGCTTCCTGTCCGAGGCGCGTTACGCGGCGGTGCGCGCCGGCCGGCTCGGCTCCCTCCAGCCGCCGCCCATGCCCGGCGGCCGGCCGGACCCGGCGCTGCTCGGTGTCGCACGCGCCGCCGACGTGGTCGTCGCGCGCCGCGCCGCGGGGCTGGCCGTCGAACCCGCCGACCCCGGACACCCGTTCTACTTCGACCACGCCAGCGACCATGTGCCGGGCATGGTGCTGCTCGAAGCGGCACGCCAGGCGGCCGCGGAGGTCTCCGCCGGTTCCCTGCTGCGGCCGGTCAGCGGCCGCATGGCCGCGGTCTCCTTCACCGAGTACGACCCGCCGGCCGTGGTGGACACCGTCACGCACGACCGTACGTGCGTCTTCCGCATACGGCAGGGCGGCCGCGCGACCAGCTACGGCGTCCTCGGCTTCGGGCGACACGGAACATGA
- a CDS encoding HAD family phosphatase, whose translation MSWTPAAVVFDCDGTLMDTERHWQDARDMTLRAFGLHAAPGFAERAKGLHYTECGQLMADEAGRPELGGELTDELLAGFRTLVAARPTTMPGAPELVAHAAKFAPLAVASNCPADVVETCLSTAGLLPYFDHIVVPDDAVRPKPAPDVYLTAVRLCGADPAQSLAVEDSACGVEAALRAGLRVLGVGPWPGEEAAARVDLWVKRLDDPDVFAWAGRRAARALAR comes from the coding sequence CTGTCCTGGACGCCGGCCGCGGTCGTCTTCGACTGCGACGGCACGCTCATGGACACCGAGCGGCACTGGCAGGACGCGCGCGACATGACCCTGCGCGCTTTCGGCCTGCACGCGGCGCCGGGCTTCGCCGAGCGCGCGAAAGGCCTGCACTACACCGAGTGCGGGCAGCTCATGGCCGACGAGGCCGGCCGGCCGGAACTGGGCGGCGAGCTGACGGACGAACTGCTCGCCGGCTTCCGCACGCTGGTCGCCGCCCGGCCCACCACCATGCCGGGGGCGCCGGAACTGGTCGCCCACGCCGCGAAGTTCGCGCCGCTCGCGGTCGCCAGCAACTGCCCGGCCGACGTGGTCGAGACGTGCCTGTCCACCGCCGGGCTGCTGCCCTACTTCGACCACATCGTGGTCCCGGACGACGCGGTGCGTCCCAAGCCCGCACCCGACGTCTACCTCACCGCGGTCCGGCTGTGCGGCGCGGACCCGGCGCAGAGCCTCGCCGTGGAGGACTCGGCGTGCGGGGTGGAGGCCGCGCTGCGCGCCGGGCTGCGGGTCCTGGGCGTCGGCCCCTGGCCGGGCGAGGAGGCCGCGGCCCGCGTCGACCTGTGGGTCAAGCGGCTCGACGACCCGGACGTCTTCGCGTGGGCAGGACGCCGCGCGGCCCGAGCGCTGGCCCGCTGA
- a CDS encoding MerR family transcriptional regulator — MRIGEAAAAAGTTPRALRLYEARGLLSPPPRTSSGQREYGPAEVARVRVIRDLLALGLTLEDVRRRADRLDLLVQAAPATCNSRPGEVSDVVAGRLATLDAEIARLTRLRRSLAAAAGGPRPDPDSAATP, encoded by the coding sequence ATGCGGATCGGCGAGGCGGCAGCGGCGGCCGGGACCACACCGCGCGCCCTGCGCCTGTACGAGGCCCGCGGCCTGCTCAGCCCCCCGCCGCGCACCTCCTCCGGCCAACGGGAGTACGGCCCCGCCGAGGTGGCCCGGGTCCGCGTCATCCGCGACCTGCTGGCGCTCGGCCTCACCCTGGAGGACGTCCGCCGCCGCGCTGACCGCCTGGACCTCCTCGTCCAGGCCGCGCCGGCAACCTGCAACAGCCGGCCCGGTGAGGTCAGCGACGTCGTGGCCGGCCGCCTGGCGACCTTGGACGCGGAGATCGCCCGCCTCACCCGCCTGCGCCGGAGCCTCGCGGCTGCCGCGGGCGGTCCGCGGCCCGACCCGGACTCGGCGGCCACCCCGTGA
- a CDS encoding ribonuclease BN, with protein MGRTAARVGKAWRGSVVGRIWRQGAEVELMHRSMGFAALGLVTLMPLLIVVAAAVPYQPAGFAQWIVDGMGLSAGPAATVRRLFSTPGAVLSTTSALSLAALAVFGLSFAASVATGYERIWQLPAVPWHAVWRRVVWLAVLTAYLFVEAQSGTLLDGGAPATALRIAFTLACGVLFFWWGQRFLLGNRVPGLPALTGAVCTMAGLVGLRVFSIMVLSPLTLTSAVTYGPVGTVLTVQSWLIGVGFVIFGGALVGRQLHGEAPVEAEAEPAEPAGGMGRAA; from the coding sequence ATGGGCAGGACGGCGGCCCGGGTGGGCAAGGCGTGGCGGGGCTCGGTCGTGGGGCGGATCTGGCGGCAGGGCGCCGAAGTGGAGCTGATGCACCGGTCGATGGGGTTCGCGGCGCTCGGACTGGTGACGCTGATGCCGCTGCTGATCGTGGTGGCCGCGGCCGTCCCCTACCAGCCGGCGGGCTTCGCGCAGTGGATCGTGGACGGCATGGGGCTGTCGGCCGGACCGGCGGCGACCGTACGGCGGCTGTTCTCCACGCCCGGCGCGGTGCTGAGCACCACCAGCGCGCTCAGCCTGGCGGCGCTCGCGGTCTTCGGGCTGTCGTTCGCGGCCAGCGTCGCGACCGGCTACGAGCGGATCTGGCAGCTCCCTGCGGTCCCCTGGCACGCCGTGTGGCGGCGGGTGGTGTGGCTGGCGGTGCTGACGGCGTATCTGTTCGTGGAGGCGCAGAGCGGCACGCTGCTGGACGGCGGGGCGCCGGCGACCGCGCTGCGCATCGCCTTCACCCTCGCCTGCGGGGTGCTCTTCTTCTGGTGGGGCCAGCGCTTCCTGCTCGGCAACCGCGTCCCGGGCCTGCCGGCCCTCACCGGCGCGGTGTGCACCATGGCCGGACTGGTGGGCCTGCGGGTCTTCTCGATCATGGTCCTCTCGCCGCTGACCTTGACCAGCGCGGTGACCTACGGCCCGGTCGGCACCGTGCTGACCGTGCAGAGCTGGCTGATCGGAGTGGGCTTCGTCATCTTCGGCGGCGCCCTCGTCGGCCGCCAACTGCACGGCGAGGCGCCGGTGGAGGCGGAAGCCGAGCCGGCCGAGCCCGCCGGGGGAATGGGCAGAGCCGCCTGA
- a CDS encoding VOC family protein, whose translation MPVRMRLTAITLDCPDPPALAAFYQQATGLVPHPASDADFAGLTCEDGLFIGFQRVDGYRAPRWPEQEVPQQFHFDFTVEGDLDEAEARLLALGAAKPPEQPGGGRWRVLTDPAGHPFCVVRSRRSEPADSSSPDEATSPTP comes from the coding sequence GTGCCCGTGCGGATGAGACTGACCGCGATCACGCTCGACTGCCCCGACCCACCGGCCCTGGCGGCCTTCTACCAGCAGGCCACCGGCCTCGTACCGCACCCGGCGTCCGACGCGGACTTCGCTGGGCTCACCTGCGAGGACGGCCTCTTCATCGGCTTCCAGCGCGTCGACGGCTACCGCGCACCGCGCTGGCCGGAGCAGGAGGTGCCCCAGCAGTTCCACTTCGACTTCACGGTCGAGGGGGACCTGGACGAGGCCGAGGCCCGCCTGCTGGCGCTGGGCGCGGCCAAGCCGCCCGAGCAGCCGGGCGGCGGCAGGTGGCGGGTCCTCACCGACCCGGCCGGCCACCCCTTCTGCGTGGTCAGGAGCCGGCGGAGCGAACCGGCTGACAGCTCCTCACCCGACGAGGCCACCTCCCCCACCCCGTGA
- a CDS encoding PhzF family phenazine biosynthesis protein — MTDYDVLRVFCGADGRHGNELAVVREGSAVADPGERQVLAGKLGFSETVFVDDPERGVIDIYTPTLRLPFAGHPCVGTGWLLDLPELVTPAGVVGVRLDGEFTWIEAMAAWAPPRTLREYASAEEVEALEVPPPGEWVYAWAWQDKAAGRIRARAFPGRGDGIDEDEATGAAALLLTDRLGRALNIAQGVGSQIMTAPRPDGLIEVGGRVRLDGQESA; from the coding sequence GTGACCGACTACGACGTACTGCGTGTCTTCTGCGGAGCCGACGGCCGTCACGGCAACGAACTGGCCGTCGTGCGGGAGGGATCGGCCGTCGCCGACCCCGGCGAGCGGCAGGTGCTGGCCGGGAAACTGGGGTTCAGCGAGACCGTCTTCGTCGACGACCCCGAGCGGGGCGTCATCGACATCTACACGCCCACCCTGCGGCTGCCCTTCGCCGGGCACCCTTGCGTGGGCACGGGTTGGCTGCTCGACCTGCCGGAGCTGGTCACGCCCGCCGGGGTGGTGGGCGTGCGGCTCGACGGCGAATTCACCTGGATCGAGGCGATGGCGGCCTGGGCGCCGCCGCGCACGCTGCGCGAATACGCCTCTGCCGAGGAGGTCGAGGCGTTGGAGGTGCCGCCGCCGGGTGAGTGGGTCTACGCCTGGGCCTGGCAGGACAAGGCGGCGGGGCGGATCAGGGCCAGGGCCTTCCCCGGCCGCGGTGACGGGATCGACGAGGACGAGGCCACGGGGGCGGCCGCGCTGCTGCTCACCGACCGGCTCGGCCGGGCGCTCAACATCGCCCAGGGCGTCGGCTCACAGATCATGACGGCGCCCCGCCCCGACGGTCTGATCGAGGTGGGCGGCCGGGTGCGGCTGGACGGCCAGGAGTCGGCGTAG
- a CDS encoding DUF1876 domain-containing protein translates to MQQDTAAQSRTKTWTLNLEIAEESQDATTVKAALDTGDHTLRTRTTAVRNPEDPPVPAIGDEYAAGRALLDLGRQLLQEATTDAADNAKSAHPG, encoded by the coding sequence ATGCAGCAGGACACAGCGGCGCAGTCGCGCACCAAGACCTGGACGCTGAATCTGGAGATCGCCGAGGAGAGCCAGGACGCCACCACGGTGAAGGCGGCCCTCGACACCGGCGACCACACCCTGCGCACCCGCACCACCGCGGTGCGCAACCCGGAGGACCCGCCAGTACCCGCCATCGGCGACGAGTACGCCGCGGGGCGCGCTCTGCTGGACCTGGGCAGGCAGCTCCTCCAGGAGGCCACGACGGACGCGGCGGACAACGCCAAGTCGGCCCACCCGGGCTGA
- a CDS encoding peptidylprolyl isomerase: protein MNNVYFDISVDDAPAGRIVFRLFDDVVPETARNFRELATGEHGFGYAGSAFHRIIPEFMLQGGDFTSGDGRGGKSIFGEKFKDENFQLKHDRPFLLSMANAGPNSNGSQFFITTVVTGWLDGKHVVFGEVVEGEELVKLIEGKGSRSGKPSSKVVITASGTVD, encoded by the coding sequence ATGAACAATGTGTACTTCGACATCTCCGTCGACGACGCCCCGGCCGGACGCATCGTCTTCCGGCTGTTCGACGACGTGGTGCCCGAGACCGCCAGGAACTTCCGCGAGCTGGCCACCGGCGAGCACGGCTTCGGCTACGCGGGCTCCGCCTTCCACCGGATCATCCCGGAATTCATGCTCCAGGGCGGCGACTTCACCTCCGGTGACGGGCGCGGCGGCAAGAGCATCTTCGGGGAGAAGTTCAAGGACGAGAACTTCCAGCTCAAGCACGACCGCCCGTTCCTGCTGTCGATGGCGAACGCCGGGCCGAACTCCAACGGTTCGCAGTTCTTCATCACCACCGTCGTCACCGGCTGGCTGGACGGCAAGCACGTCGTCTTCGGCGAGGTCGTCGAGGGCGAGGAGCTGGTCAAGCTGATCGAGGGCAAGGGCTCGCGCAGCGGCAAGCCGTCCTCCAAGGTCGTCATCACCGCCTCCGGCACCGTCGACTGA
- a CDS encoding type A2 lantipeptide — translation MRKDSTPRIETREISDSDLDGISGGILGPVLDTVFTVDSMLPEVSDVAGLATSATGLNVAPLTGLAGL, via the coding sequence ATGCGCAAGGACTCCACCCCCCGGATCGAGACCCGCGAGATTTCCGACAGCGACCTCGACGGCATCTCGGGCGGCATTCTCGGCCCGGTGCTCGACACCGTCTTCACGGTCGACTCCATGCTGCCGGAGGTCTCCGACGTGGCGGGTCTGGCCACCTCGGCGACCGGCCTGAACGTGGCGCCGCTGACCGGTCTCGCCGGTCTCTGA
- a CDS encoding NHLP family bacteriocin export ABC transporter peptidase/permease/ATPase subunit, whose product MRTPSVLQMEAVECGAAALAMVLGHHGRHVPLEELRVACGVSRDGSRAGNLLKAARTYGLRAKGMQMEPAALAELRPPAVLFWEFNHYVVYEGAGRHLGRRGVHLNDPARGRRFVSPAEFDTGFTGVVLTFEPGDGFVRAGRRPGIVRGLPARLRGTSATMAVAVLASLLLVAVGAAGPALSRTYIDSFLIGGRSALLGTLFTAMAVVLGLTAALTWVQQSNLLHGRVVTATLGSARFIRHLLRLPVRFFAQRSPADLVQRLQSHDSVAETLARDLSSAGVDAVVVLLYAALLWTYDRQLTVLGVLIALLNVAAMRIVVRLRATGTRKLRADTARLTNTAYNGLQLIETMKATGGEDGYFRRWAGQHAATLDGRQRLGVPGAALAVVAPTLAALNSALILLIGGRRAVAGGISVGLLVAFQALVTGFTAPVTRLSAVAGRAQDFAADVARLRDVENFPVDPVHSPGRAASHPPGARRPAGQVTLDDVDFGYSPLDPPLLTGFSLSVGPGRQVALVGGSGSGKSTVARLVSGLYEPSRGTVRIDGRRLADLPRSVLSASVAFVDQDVFLFEGTVRDNVALWDPSIPDTAVTAALADAAVLDVVTRRPGGIHCRVEQDGRNFSGGQRQRLEIARALVRDPVVLVLDEVTSALDAETERLIIDNLRRRGCARVVVAHRLSTVRDSDEIVVLDRGTIVERGRHEALVAAGGAYADLVRDH is encoded by the coding sequence GTGCGTACGCCGAGCGTCCTCCAGATGGAGGCGGTCGAATGCGGCGCGGCGGCGCTCGCGATGGTGCTTGGCCACCACGGGCGGCATGTGCCGCTGGAGGAACTGCGGGTGGCCTGCGGGGTGTCGCGCGACGGCTCGCGGGCCGGCAATCTCCTCAAGGCCGCCCGCACCTACGGGCTGCGCGCCAAGGGCATGCAGATGGAACCGGCCGCCCTGGCCGAACTGCGGCCGCCGGCGGTGCTGTTCTGGGAGTTCAACCACTACGTCGTCTACGAGGGCGCCGGCCGGCACCTCGGGCGGCGCGGCGTGCACCTCAACGACCCGGCGCGCGGCCGCCGTTTCGTGTCGCCCGCCGAGTTCGACACCGGCTTCACCGGTGTGGTCCTCACCTTCGAACCGGGTGACGGCTTCGTACGCGCGGGCCGCAGGCCGGGCATCGTACGGGGGCTGCCGGCCCGGCTGCGCGGCACCTCGGCCACCATGGCGGTCGCGGTGCTCGCCAGCCTGCTGCTGGTCGCGGTGGGCGCGGCCGGGCCCGCGCTGAGCCGTACGTACATCGACAGCTTCCTGATCGGCGGCCGGTCCGCGCTGCTGGGCACCCTCTTCACGGCGATGGCGGTCGTGCTGGGGCTCACCGCGGCGCTGACCTGGGTGCAGCAGTCCAACCTCCTGCACGGGCGGGTGGTGACCGCGACGCTGGGCAGCGCGCGCTTCATACGGCACCTGCTGCGGCTGCCCGTGCGCTTCTTCGCGCAGCGCAGCCCCGCCGACCTGGTGCAGCGCCTGCAGTCCCACGACTCGGTCGCCGAGACGCTGGCCAGGGACCTGTCGTCGGCCGGCGTGGACGCGGTGGTGGTGCTGCTCTACGCGGCGCTGCTGTGGACCTACGACCGGCAACTGACCGTGCTGGGCGTGCTGATCGCGCTGCTCAATGTGGCCGCGATGCGGATCGTGGTCCGCCTGCGCGCCACCGGCACCCGCAAACTGCGGGCCGACACCGCGAGGTTGACCAACACCGCCTACAACGGGCTGCAGTTGATCGAGACGATGAAGGCCACCGGCGGCGAGGACGGCTACTTCCGCCGCTGGGCGGGGCAGCACGCGGCGACTCTCGACGGCAGGCAGCGGCTCGGCGTGCCCGGCGCCGCGCTCGCCGTCGTCGCCCCGACGCTCGCCGCGCTCAACAGCGCGCTGATCCTGCTGATCGGCGGCAGGCGGGCGGTCGCGGGCGGGATCTCGGTGGGCCTGCTGGTCGCCTTCCAGGCACTGGTGACCGGCTTCACCGCACCGGTCACCCGGCTCAGCGCGGTCGCCGGGCGGGCGCAGGACTTCGCGGCGGACGTCGCCCGGCTCAGGGACGTCGAGAACTTCCCGGTCGACCCGGTCCACTCCCCCGGCCGCGCCGCCTCCCATCCCCCGGGAGCCCGCCGGCCGGCCGGCCAGGTGACCCTGGACGACGTCGACTTCGGCTACAGCCCGCTCGACCCGCCGCTGCTCACCGGCTTCTCGCTCTCGGTCGGCCCCGGCCGCCAGGTGGCGCTGGTCGGCGGCTCGGGCAGCGGCAAGTCGACGGTGGCCCGGCTGGTGTCGGGCCTCTACGAACCGTCGCGGGGCACCGTACGCATCGACGGCCGGCGGCTCGCCGACCTGCCGCGCAGCGTGCTGTCCGCGTCGGTGGCCTTCGTGGACCAGGATGTCTTCCTCTTCGAGGGCACCGTCCGCGACAACGTGGCGCTGTGGGACCCCTCGATCCCCGACACCGCGGTCACCGCGGCGCTCGCCGACGCGGCGGTCCTCGACGTGGTCACCCGGCGCCCCGGCGGCATCCACTGCCGGGTGGAGCAGGACGGCCGGAACTTCTCCGGCGGCCAGCGCCAGCGCCTCGAAATCGCCCGCGCCCTGGTCCGCGATCCGGTCGTCCTGGTCCTCGACGAGGTCACCAGCGCACTCGACGCCGAGACGGAGCGGCTGATCATCGACAATCTGCGCCGGCGCGGCTGCGCCCGCGTGGTCGTCGCCCACCGCCTGAGCACGGTGCGCGACAGCGACGAGATCGTGGTCCTCGACCGCGGCACGATCGTCGAACGCGGCCGCCACGAGGCCCTGGTGGCGGCCGGCGGGGCTTACGCCGACCTGGTACGGGACCACTGA